A genomic segment from Piliocolobus tephrosceles isolate RC106 chromosome X, ASM277652v3, whole genome shotgun sequence encodes:
- the MRPL57 gene encoding ribosomal protein 63, mitochondrial: protein MFLTALLCRNRIPGRQWIGKHRRPRFVSLRAKQNMIRRLEIEAENHYWLSMPYMTREQERGHAAVRRREAFEALKAAATSKFPPHRFIADQLDHLNVTKKWS from the coding sequence ATGTTCCTGACTGCGCTCCTCTGCCGCAACCGCATTCCTGGCCGTCAGTGGATCGGGAAGCACCGGCGGCCGCGGTTCGTGTCGTTGCGCGCCAAGCAGAACATGATCCGCCGCCTGGAGATCGAGGCGGAGAACCACTACTGGCTGAGCATGCCCTACATGACCAGGGAGCAGGAGCGCGGCCACGCCGCGGTGCGCAGGAGGGAGGCCTTCGAGGCCTTAAAGGCGGCCGCCACTTCCAAGTTCCCCCCGCATAGATTCATTGCGGACCAGCTCGACCATCTCAATGTTACCAAGAAATGGTCCTAA